In the genome of Chryseobacterium sp. 52, the window TTCAACCTTGGGACAGAACAGCTATCGGTGCTATTGAAAAAGCGATCATCAATTCAAATTTAGGTTTTGCACCTTCTAATAACGGGGAAAATATTATTCTTAACGTTCCGCCTTTAACAGAAGAAAGAAGAAGAGAACTTGCAAAACAGGCTAAAGTAGAAGCTGAAAATACAAAAGTAACGGTAAGAAATGCAAGACAGGACGGTTTGAAAGAACTTAAAAAACTGGAAGGTGTTTCTGAAGACGTTGTAAAAGGAGTAGAAGAAGAAATTCAAGGATTTACTGACAAATATGTAAAGCTTTGTGATGAGCATCTTAAGAATAAAGAGGCTGAAATTATGAAAGTATAATTTTCAGGTTTTAAAAATAAAAAAGAGGTTTCTTGTGAAGCCTCTTTTTGTTTTTACAGACATTTTATTTCTCCTTTCTGATTTTTATGTTTCAATAACAACTGATAAGTTGTAAGCAGCTCATCCGGATGGT includes:
- the frr gene encoding ribosome recycling factor, whose protein sequence is MEELDLILESVKHDMDGAVKHLDHAFQRIRAGRASTSMVQDVMVEYYGAPTPINQVANVSVPDAMTISIQPWDRTAIGAIEKAIINSNLGFAPSNNGENIILNVPPLTEERRRELAKQAKVEAENTKVTVRNARQDGLKELKKLEGVSEDVVKGVEEEIQGFTDKYVKLCDEHLKNKEAEIMKV